GTGGAGTTTGCCCGCATCCAGTTCACCCCGGATCTCTTGCCGAGTGACATCATCGGGATGAGCATCTGGGATCCCGAGAACCGCCGGATGAACTTTCAACGGGGTCCGATCTTTACCAACGTGCTATTGGCGGACGAACTCAATCGTGCCTCGCCAAAGACTCAGTCCGCACTCCTTGAGGCTATGGCTGAGTCCCAGGTAACGGTTGATGGGGTCACGTATCCGCTACCCGACCCATTTGTTGTCATCGCAACCCAGAACCCAATCGAGTTCGAGGGAACATACCCCTTGCCAGAGGCCCAAGTTGATCGCTTCCTTGCGTCAACAACCATCGGATACCCGAGCTCCCTCGACGAGCGCCAGGTCGTTATCGATCACTTGAGCACGGGAACCGCTAACGTACTCACGTCAAAAGTCATCGACAGGGACCAACTACTTGGCGCACGCCAAGTGCTGCAACAGATCTATGTTTCCGAGGCGATCATCGACTACATCGTGGCACTGACCCATTATAGCCGTGAGCGATCGTCGGTATCGTTGGGAGCTAGCCCTCGTGGCTCCATTGCTCTCGCACTGCTGGCTCGCGCCTGTGCCGCGGTGGCGGGCCGCGACTTTGTCACGCCCGAAGATGTCAAGGCTATGGCGGTTCCCGCCCTCGGACATCGAATGCGTCTTAGCCCCGAGGCATGGATCCGAGGGGT
This is a stretch of genomic DNA from Ferrimicrobium sp.. It encodes these proteins:
- a CDS encoding AAA family ATPase; this encodes MATTLGQYHQTIKDVIDEMNRVIHGKDQVVSLVVSSIIAGGHILLEDVPGVAKTLLARSLATVVGVEFARIQFTPDLLPSDIIGMSIWDPENRRMNFQRGPIFTNVLLADELNRASPKTQSALLEAMAESQVTVDGVTYPLPDPFVVIATQNPIEFEGTYPLPEAQVDRFLASTTIGYPSSLDERQVVIDHLSTGTANVLTSKVIDRDQLLGARQVLQQIYVSEAIIDYIVALTHYSRERSSVSLGASPRGSIALALLARACAAVAGRDFVTPEDVKAMAVPALGHRMRLSPEAWIRGVRRDSIIAEAIRSIPAPVAVEAPNSAR